In the genome of Pseudoliparis swirei isolate HS2019 ecotype Mariana Trench chromosome 3, NWPU_hadal_v1, whole genome shotgun sequence, one region contains:
- the ilk gene encoding integrin-linked protein kinase produces MDDIFTQCREGNSVAVRLWLDNTENDLNLGDDHGFSPLHWACREGRGGVVDMLIMRGARINVMNRGDDTPLHLAASHGHRDIVAKLIQCKADPNTVNEHGNTPLHYACFWGQDEVAEDLVTISAQVCVCNRYGQTPLDKAKPHLRQLLQEKAEKMGQSTTKVPYKESFWKGTMRTRPRNGTLNKKAGIDFKQLSLLAKINENQSGELWQGRWQGDEIIVKVLQVRDWTTRKSRDFNEEHPKLRIFSHPNILPVLGACQSPPSPHPIIITYYMPYGSLFNILHQGTTLVVDQSQAVKFALDISSGMAFLHTLEPMVSRLYLNSKHIMIDEDMTARISMADAKFSFQCPGRSYSPAWMAPEALQKRPEDINRRSADMWSFAVLLWELVTREVPFADLSHMEIGMKVALEGLRPTIPPGISPHICKLMRLCMNEDPAKRPKFDMIVPILEKMQDK; encoded by the exons TGACGACCACGGCTTCAGCCCCCTCCACTGGGCGTGCAGGGAAGGGCGCGGCGGAGTGGTCGACATGCTCATCATGCGAGGCGCTCGTATTAATGTGATGAACCGCGGAGACGACACTCCGTTACACCTCGCCGCCAGCCACGGACACAGAGACATCGTGGCAAAG CTGATTCAGTGCAAGGCCGACCCCAATACAGTCAACGAGCATGGAAACACACCACTGCACTACGCCTGCTTCTGGGGCCAAGATGAAGTGGCAGAG GACTTGGTGACCATCAgtgcccaggtgtgtgtgtgtaacaggtaTGGACAGACCCCTCTGGACAAGGCCAAGCCCCATCTGAGACAGCTGCttcaag AGAAGGCAGAGAAAATGGGTCAGAGTACGACTAAAGTACCCTACAAGGAAAGCTTCTGGAAGGGAACCATGCGAACACGACCTC GTAACGGTACCCTCAACAAGAAGGCGGGTATTGATTTCAAGCAGCTTTCGCTCCTGGCAAAGATCAATGAAAATCAATCTGGAGAG TTATGGCAGGGTCGGTGGCAAGGGGATGAGATCATCGTGAAGGTGCTCCAGGTGAGAGACTGGACCACCAGGAAGAGCAGAGACTTCAACGAGGAGCATCCAAAACTCAG GATTTTTTCTCATCCAAACATTCTGCCTGTTCTGGGGGCCTGTCAGTCACCTCCATCCCCTCACCCCATCATCATCACCTACTACATGCCCTATGGATCCCTGTTCAACATCCTGCACCAGGGCACCA ctcTGGTGGTTGACCAAAGCCAAGCAGTGAAGTTTGCACTGGACATTTCCAGCGGCATGGCTTTCCTTCACACCTTGGAACCGATGGTTTCACGGCTTTACCTCAACAGTAAGCACATCATG ATTGATGAGGACATGACAGCCAGGATAAGCATGGCCGATGCTAAATTCTCCTTCCAGTGTCCTGGTCGGAGTTACTCCCCAGCATGGATGGCCCCCGAAG CTCTGCAAAAGAGGCCTGAAGACATCAACAGAAGATCTGCTGACATGTGGAGctttgctgtgttgctgtgggAGCTGGTGACCAGGGAGGTCCCTTTTGCTGACCTCTCACACATGGAGATAGGCATGAAG GTGGCTCTCGAAGGTCTCCGGCCGACCATTCCTCCAGGGATTTCCCCTCATATCTGTAAGCTGATGCGGCTGTGCATGAACGAAGACCCCGCCAAGAGACCCAAGTTTGACATGATCGTCCCCATTCTGGAGAAGATGCAAGACAAGTGA